Part of the Pseudodesulfovibrio mercurii genome is shown below.
GCGTTGTTGAGGCTCAAGGCTAAGTTCGGCAAAAAACGGTCCGGATTGCTCTTGGCGAGTTGCTCATAGGCGTCCACGGCCCTTTTGACTGCGTTCAGCGCTTTCTGAAATTTCCCGATGTCCGTGTATCGGTTTGAAGCGTTGTTTAGGGCCATGGCCAGATCCGGTAAGAATCGGTTCGGATTGTCCTTGGCGAGTTTCCCATAGGTGTCCGCGGCTTTTTTGATTGCACCCAGCGCTTTCTCGCTTTTCCCAATTAGCGCGTAGTTATTCGAAGCGTTGTTGAGAAATCCCGCTCTGTCGGACATGTCTAATTTCGCGTACCTCAATACATTCTCACAAGCGGCGGCACATAATGCGGCCATGCCGTGCGGAGGGTCGACTCCAGCCAGGAAAATCAGCTTGTCATCCAGCCGGTCCAGTTGGCCGAGGTGAGCGGCCAGTATTTCGACCGGGGTCGGCTCGAGGTCCAACTCGACCTTCATGTCCGAACCGATGCGGCAAAGATTGTCCTGCCATTGTCCGTCAGGGGCGTTGAGAATGGCCTGCCGGACCAGTTCCGGCGCCAGGTGTTTGTTGTCCGCCAGCACCTGGCCCACGAAACCGGCGCCCACGATAGGCGGCTGGATGGCGGGGAATGTCTCGTCTTCGGTACGCAGCCAGCCCGCTTCCATCAATTCCCTTTTGACTTCCCAATGCGGCGCGATGCCCAATGATTTCCAGGTTTGCTCATCAAGCGCCCGGACGGTGTCCCAGGATAGGGTCCCTGCCATGGTGGCCATGGCCAACAGCCGCTCCAAGACGTACTCCGCTCCGTGGAGTGTCTTCGAGAAGCTGCGGATTTTCTTCAGCTCCCTGTCGACGAGGGCTTGGATGATTTCGGGAGCCGTATACGACAGTATCTTCCGTTCCGGCCAGAGCGCCGAGAACACGCCGGTGGCCGTCAGGTAGAGAGGCAGGCTGTTTGCTGTATCCGCCTCCATCCAGGCTCGTGCCATTTCTTCCGAGAAGGGTTCCGGCAGCGTACCGCCCACATCGGCGGCGGCCTCCTGCGCCTTGTTCATGATATACTGGGCGTCTTCTGGGCCGATGGGGGAGAGCGGAATCGGGTCGTGATCGATCAGGCTGCTGATGTTGTGCTGCACCATCCGCTCCCGCCATTCGTTGAAGGTCGTTCTCGTGAGAAATAGAATCCGGATTTTGTGAGAGCCGTCCAAGGCCGCCAGATCGTCAAATAAGTCCTCCACCTGTTCGCGCCGTTCCTCCGGGTTGTCGACGATAAGCAGTGTGCCTGCGCCCCCTTGTCGGTATGCTCGGTCCTTGCCATCCAATTTGGCGAATCCGGCGGACCAGTCTTCCTTGTGCAGACCGAGGGCGAATTCGCCCGCAAGCCGCGACTTTCCGGCGCCGCCGGGTCCGCTGAGGATCTTCAGGGAAATGGGATTGTCGTCATCCACCCATGCGCGGAGGGCCTTCTTCTCCTCGTCCCGGCCGACCATCCTGGCGATGGCGATCCGCCAATCCAGCAGATCGAAAATGCGAGGTTTGTTTTGGGCCTTTCGGAAAGGAACGGGAAGCGGAGGCAGGGTCGCCCCTTCTTTCGTTCCGGGCGAGGCGAGCGTGAAGTTGAGGAGGGTGAATGATCCCAGACTGAATTTGACCAATGCCATTCCGAGGTCCGACATGAATGGTTACCTGCCTGTATGATCGATGACTATATATTCTTCCGGGTATGATGCCTTGAGATTGCAAGAAATACAAGCCCATCCCCATTCTCCCGTGAAAACAGTCGCTTGCCATGGCGAACACCGGCTCGGCCCCCGGTTGCGGACGTTCGCAATCAATTCATTATTGACCACATATAGGTGCAACGGTAAGGTGTGGGGAATAAAAACAATCCTTTTCCCGGACCCGGTCCGGCATGCGGGAGCATCATGGCTGAACAGGCCGAGCGCAAGGTTGACGAACAGACGATCCGGGAGATCCTCAACTCCGGAGACGTGACCGCGTTTTTCCAGCCGGTGGTCTCCATCACCACCAAGTCCATCATCGGTTTCGAGGTCTTTTCCCGGGCGGGGCGGGATTCCGGGGTCGGTTCGGACGCCCTCTTCAACGAGGGATTGAGTCCGGACATCACCGTGGAGGTGGACCGGTTGTGCCGGGCCAGGGCCCTGGAGCAGTTCAAGCCCATTCACGCCGCGCACGACCGGCTGCTCCTGTTCCTGAACATCAACCCGAAGATATTCCCCCAGGTGGGCAAGGGGAGCATGGTCGTGGCGGACCAGGCCAGGGCGGCCGGGATCGACCCGGCCAACGTGGTCCTGGAGTGCCCGATGAACACCCCGTACCTCGATGCCATCGAGCACTACTCCGGACTGGTGCGCGAGGCCGGGTTCTCCACCTGTTTCGACAACTGCGCCGTGGATCACCCCTTCAGCTACAGCCTGAACCGCGTTCGGCCCGGTTACGTCAAGATCAACCGGTCCTTCTTCGCCCCGGAGGACGGGGACGAAAACGCGGGCAGGACCCTGGAGGCGTTCATGAGCCTGGCCCGCCGGGTGGGCTGCGTGGTCGTGGCCCAGTGCGTGGAGAGCGAGGAGGAGTCCCTGCGCCTCCTGGAGGCCGGGGTCAACCTGCAACAGGGCTACTACTACACCAAGGAGGACGAGGACCGGAGCAACGATCCGGCCAGGCTGTTCTTCGACAAGGTGGCGGCCACCCACGACAAATACAAGGCCCTCAAGCACCGGCAGGTCCGCGGCAAGAAGGAGCTGTACGGCGACATCTTCCGCACCGCGACCGCCATCTGCAACAAGCTCGCTAACCTGACCGAGGACCGTTTCGAGGAAGGGTGCCGGTCCCTGGTTCAGGGCCGGAAGGGGGTCATCTCCCTGTTCGTGGTGGACGACCGGGGGGTGCAGGTCACCCGCCGGATCCACACGGGCAAGAGCGCCGGGGCGGCGGGCGGCACGGGCAAGGGCGCGGACCTTTCGGCCGAGGACTACGTCCTCTACCTGGACATGGGCTACGACCGGTTCGTCACCCCGCCGTTCCTGTCCCCCTACACCGGCGGGCGGGCCTGCCTGGTCAGCCGTCCCTTCTTCAGCCTGAGCGGCCTGCGCTACACGGCCTGCATGGAGATGTCCTGCTAGCCGGGACCATTGACATCGGGCTGCGAAAACGGTCCATTGCCATGACGAACCCAGACCCGGAGCCGTTGTGGAACCGCTGACCGACGTGACCGCCTACCTGTGGGGCCGACTGCCCCTGATCCTGCTCTTCGTGTGCGGGTATCTGGTGTACCAGCTCATGGCGGCCACGCGGATCACCGACGGGTTCGTGGCCTGGGCCCTGCGGCGCAGCCGGGGGCACCCCCGGCGGGTCCTGTTCTACATCATCGCGGCCTCGGCCGTGCTCTCGTCCTTCATCCCCAACACCATCACGGTCCTCACCCTGATCCCGGTGCTGAAACGCCTGGATCGCGACTTCGCGGACCGGGGGGTGACCGGCATGACCACGGTGCTCATGTGCTCGGCCATCTACGGCGCGGCCATCGGCGGCATGGGGTCGCCCATCGGCTCGCCCGCCAACGCCGTGCTCTTCGCGGCCCTGGACCTGTTCCAGGTGGCCGGTCGCGACCAGCTGACCTTCTTCAACTGGTTCCTGTGGTCCGTGCCCCTGGTGGCGGCCTTTGTGGCGGCGGCCTGGTTCGTGGCCGCAGGCCTGGGGCTGCCCGGGGCGGCGCGCGGCGTGACCCTCGACCTGTCCGGCCCGGCCGGGACCGGGGCCGACGCCCGCCAGCGCTACGGCGCGCGCCTCTTCTGGCTGTACATGGGCTACTTCGTGCTCGAGGCCGTGGCCAGGGAGAACATGGCCGGGTTCGCGGCGGTCTCGCCCGTGGTCAGCCTGGGGTTCGCCGCGCTCTTCCTCTGGCTGCTCTTCGTCCGACGCGCCCCGGACGGGGGCGGACGGTCCGGGCCGCTGCTCCGGGCCGGGGACCTGCTTAAGTCCGTGCCGCGCCGGGGGCTGGTCTTCATTCTGGTGCTGGCCGCGCTGGTGGGCGTGGTCCACTGGACCGGGCTGGACCACAGGACCGTGGCCCTGGCGGGCAGCCTGCTCAAGGGCGACATGGACCCGCGCCTGCTCTTCCTGGTGACCATCCTGGCGGTCATCTTCCTGACCGAGGTCCTGTCCAACACCGCCGTGGTGGCCGCCTTCTTCACCATCGCCTTCTACGCGGCCAAGGGGCACGGGATGGACCCGCTGCCGCTGATGATCGCGGTTGGCGTGGCCTCCACCTGTGCCTTCATGACCCCCATCGCCACCACCTCCAACGCCCTGGCCTTCGGCGAGATGAAGGGCGCGTCCCTCAAGGTCATGCTCGGCCTGGGCTTCGTGCTCAACGTGCTCGGCGCCCTGCTCATGACCGGCTGGCTCTCCTGGGTCCTGCCCCGTCTCTACTAGGCGAACCCGCGGGTTCGGGCGGGGGCGGGGAGGGCGTTTGCGGCCCGCACCTATATATAATGAAAGGGTCCTCCGGGAGGCGTCGTGCGACCCGTGAAAAACTATGTAATTATTTCAGCATGTTGATTATAAAAGCACATTTTTTTGAAAAAAGCCCTTGACCCCTGGAAGGGTTTCCCCTAGAACTCCTCTTCGCCGCTGGGGAACGCCCTGAAGACGACCTCGGCGGCCTGTTCTTTCTCAAATATATTGAACGGTTGGCACCTTCCAAAGCGACCTGAAAAAAGTTGCAGAAAGGTGTTGACGAGGCCAAGCGAAACGCTTAGCTTGCCCCTCCCGCCCAACAGCGGGAACCGACACCGGGATCGACGAAAAAAAGTTGAAAAAGGTGTTGACGGGGGAAAGCCGAAAGCATAGGTTGCCCCTCCTGCCTCCGGGCAGGGTCCGCACCCGGATCGACTAAAAAGTTGGAAAAAGGTGTTGACTTGGGAAAGCCGAGAGCATAGGTTGCCCCTCCTGCCTCCGGGCAGGGCCGACACCGGGATCGACGAAAAAAGTTGAAAAAAGGTGTTGACGGGAACGAGCCAAGAGCATAGCTTCCCACTTCCTGCCTGACGGCGGGACGTTCTTTGAGAGACAAGACGACTGGTCTTTGACAATTAAATAGCGAGTTGAGCAAAAAAGATCACGATAATCACAGCCCGTTTAATTACGAGTTCTAGATTGAGTGATCACATTCTCCAAGTTTATCAACTGGAGAGTTTGATCCTGGCTCAGATTGAACGCTGGCGGCGTGCTTAACACATGCAAGTCGAGCGAGAAAGCTCTCTTCGGAGAGTGAGTAGAGCGGCGCACGGGTGAGTAACGCGTGGATAATCTGCCCTGAAGATCGGGATAACAGCTGGAAACGACTGCTAATACCGTATAATCTGCATATTTAACTTTATGTGGGAAAGGTGGCCTCTATTTATAAGCTACCGCTTTTGGATGAGTCCGCGTCTCATTAGCTTGTTGGTGGGGTAATGGCCTACCAAGGCAACGATGAGTAGCTGGTCTGAGAGGATGATCAGCCACACTGGGACTGAAACACGGCCCAGACTCCTACGGGAGGCAGCAGTGGGGAATATTGCGCAATGGGGGAAACCCTGACGCAGCGACGCCGCGTGTAGGAAGAAGGCCTTCGGGTCGTAAACTACTGTCAAGAGGGAAGAAACTGTAGAGCATTAATACGGCTCTTCACTGACGGTACCTCTAGAGGAAGCACCGGCTAACTCCGTGCCAGCAGCCGCGGTAATACGGAGGGTGCGAGCGTTAATCGGAATCACTGGGCGTAAAGCGTGCGTAGGCGGCGTATCAAGTCAGGCGTGAAAGCCCTCGGCTCAACCGGGGAATTGCGCTTGAAACTGGTATGCTGGAGTCTCGGAGAGGTTGGCGGAATTCCAGGTGTAGGAGTGAAATCCGTAGATATCTGGAGGAACACCGGTGGCGAAGGCGGCCAACTGGACGAGTACTGACGCTGAGGTACGAAAGCGTGGGTAGCAAACAGGATTAGATACCCTGGTAGTCCACGCTGTAAACGATGGATATTAGGTGTCGGGGTTTTACTTCGGTGCCGCAGTTAACGCGTTAAATATCCCGCCTGGGGAGTACGGTCGCAAGGCTGAAACTCAAAGGAATTGACGGGGGCCCGCACAAGCGGTGGAGTATGTGGTTTAATTCGATGCAACGCGAAGAACCTTACCTAGGCTTGACATCCTGAGAACCCTCCCGAAAAGGAGGGGTGCCCTTCGGGGAATTCAGTGACAGGTGCTGCATGGCTGTCGTCAGCTCGTGCCGTGAGGTGTTGGGTTAAGTCCCGCAACGAGCGCAACCCCTATTGCCAGTTGCCATCACATAATGGTGGGCACTCTGGTGAGACTGCCCGGGTCAACCGGGAGGAAGGTGGGGATGACGTCAAGTCATCATGGCCCTTACGCCTAGGGCTACACACGTACTACAATGGTGCATACAAAGGGCAGCAAAACCGCGAGGTCGAGCCAATCCCAAAAAATGCATCCCAGTCCGGATCGGAGTCTGCAACTCGACTCCGTGAAGTTGGAATCGCTAGTAATCCCGGATCAGCATGCCGGGGTGAATACGTTCCCGGGCCTTGTACACACCGCCCGTCACACCACGAAAGCTGGTTCTACCCGACAACGGCGGACTAACCCTTCGGGAGGTAGTCGTCTACGGTAGGGCTGGTGATTGGGGTGAAGTCGTAACAAGGTAGCCGTAGGGGAACCTGCGGCTGGATCACCTCCTTTATAGAGTAAGCTCAACTCGCTATTTAATTGCAAGGACCAACGAGTCTTTGTGGCGCGGCCAGGGGGCCTATAGCTCAGTTGGTTAGAGCGCACGCCTGATAAGCGTGAGGTCGATAGTTCAAATCTATCTAGGCCCACCATGTTTATCCAGGGGGTGTAGCTCAGCTGGGAGAGCATCGGCTTTGCAAGCCGAGGGTCGTGGGTTCGAGCCCCTCCACCTCCACCAAGCGATTGGGGAGACGTGGGGCGGAGCACCTGACCGGGACGCGCGCAGATCTTTGACAGTTAAATAGGGTAAGAAGAGAGAATTCCTAGTTAAATAAGTTACTAAGGGCACAAGGTGGATGCCTTGGCACTAGGAGGCGATGAAGGACGTGATAGGCTGCGATATGCCTGGGGGAGGAGCCAAATATCCTTTGATCCCGGGATTTCCGAATGGGGAAACCCACATGGAGTCATTTCCATGTATCCCTTGGCTGAATACATAGGCCTTGGGAAGCGAACGCGGTGAAGTGAAACATCTCAGTAGCCGCAGGAGAAGAAATCAACAGAGATTCCGGAAGTAGCGGCGAGCGAACCCGGAAGAGGCCAAACCGTCCAGTTTCGACTGGCCGGGGTTGTAGGGCCGGTTATATCGATCCACGATTAGATAGGGGAACAGGTTGGGAAACCTGGCCATAGAGAGTGAAAGTCTCGTACCTTAAATCGAAAGTGGCGTGACCGGTACCTGAGTACCGCGGGACACGTGAAACCCCGTGGGAATCCGGGAGGACCATCTCCCAAGCCTAAATACTCCCTAGTGACCGATAGCGAACCAGTACCGTGAGGGAAAGGTGAAAAGAACCCCTGTTAGGGGAGTGAAATAGAACCTGAAACCATGTGCCTACAAGCTGTGGGAGCGGACTTGTTCCGTGACCGCGTGCTTTTTGCATAACGGGCCAGCGAGTTAATCTGTAGTGCGAGGTTAAGTCTTGAGACGTAGCCGTAGCGAAAGCGAGTCTGAATAGGGCGCCAAGTACTGCGGATTAGACCCGAAGCCGGGTGATCTATCCATGAGCAGGCTGAAACTTGAGTAAAATCAAGTGGAGGGCCGAACCAGTATCGGTTGAAAACGATTTGGATGACTTGTGGATAGGGGTGAAAGGCCAATCAAACTCGGTGATAGCTGGTTCTCCCCGAAATATATTGAGGTATAGCGTCATATTAGTTTACCGGAGGTAGAGCACTGACAGGGCTAGGGGCCCCACCAGGTTACCAACCCCTTTCAAACTCCGAATGCCGGTAAATGATGTATGGCAGTCAGGCTATGGGTGCGAAGGCCCGTGGCCAAAAGGGAAACAGCCCAGACCAACAGCTAAGGTCTCTAAATCAATGCTAAGTGGGAAAGGTGGTGGAGTTGCTGATACATCCAGGAGGTTGGCTTAGAAGCAGCCATCCTTTAAAGAAAGCGTAATAGCTCACTGGCCTAGCGATTCTGCGCCGAAAATGTAACGGGGCTAAGCATTGTACCGAAGCTTTGGGTTCATAGTTTACTATGAGCGGTAGGGGAGCGTTCTCAGATGGGACGAAGGTGTACCGTGAGGTGCGCTGGACTAATGAGAAGTGAATATGCTGGCATGAGTAACGATAAAATAAGTGAGAAACTTATTCGCCGTAAACCTAAGGTTTCCTGGGTAAAGTTAATCTTCCCAGGGTAAGTCGGCCCCTAAGGCGAGGCAGAAATGCGTAGTCGATGGGAAACAGGTTAATATTCCTGTACATGTATACGTGTGCGATGGAGGGACGCAGGAGGATAGGCGGTCCGGGTGTTGGATATCCCGGTGCAAGCGAGTAGGGTTGAGTTGCAGGTAAATCCGCAGCTCTCTATGCCTGAGACGTGATGCCGTGTCATTAAACTGACTGAAGCCGTTGAGTCCATGCTGCCAAGAAAATCTTCTAAGTTTAGCGTATGCATACCGTACCGCAAACCGACACAGGTAGGTGGGTCGAGCAGACCAAGGCGCTTGAGAGAACTCTGGTTAAGGAACTCGGCAAAATGACCCCGTAAGTTCGCGATAAGGGGTGCTCGATTCCGTGACCATTTGACTATGTGAGCGGATTTGAGACGCAGGAATCGGGGGGGGCGACTGTTTACTAAAAACATAGGTCTCTGCTAAGTCGTAAGACGATGTATAGGGACTGACGCCTGCCCGGTGCTGGAAGGTTAAGAGGTGGGGTCAGCGCAAGCGAAGCTCTAAATCGAAGCCCCAGTAAACGGCGGCCGTAACTATAACGGTCCTAAGGTAGCGAAATTCCTTGTCGGGTAAGTTCCGACCTGCACGAATGGCGTAACGATCTCCCCGCTGTCTCAACCAGAGACTCAGTGAAATTGAATTACCGGTGAAAATGCCGGTTACCCGCGGAAGGACGGAAAGACCCTGTGCACCTTTACTGCAGCTTGACATTGGTATTTGATTAATCATGTGTAGGATAGGTGGGAGACTTTGAAGCGTGTACGCCAGTATGCGTGGAGTCACCCTTGAAATACCACCCTTGATTACTTAGGTATCTAATCCATAACCGTTATCCGGTGTGGAGACATTGTCTGGTGGGTAGTTTGACTGGGGCGGTCGCCTCCAAAATAGTAACGGAGGCTTGCAAAGGTTCCCTCAGGCTGATTGGAAACCAGCCGTTGAGTGCAAAGGCATAAGGGAGCTTGACTGTGAGAGAGACATCTCGAGCAGGAACGAAAGTTGGTCTTAGTGATCCGGTGGTTCCGAATGGAAGGGCCATCGCTCATAGGATAAAAGGTACGCCGGGGATAACAGGCTGAT
Proteins encoded:
- a CDS encoding EAL domain-containing protein, which codes for MAEQAERKVDEQTIREILNSGDVTAFFQPVVSITTKSIIGFEVFSRAGRDSGVGSDALFNEGLSPDITVEVDRLCRARALEQFKPIHAAHDRLLLFLNINPKIFPQVGKGSMVVADQARAAGIDPANVVLECPMNTPYLDAIEHYSGLVREAGFSTCFDNCAVDHPFSYSLNRVRPGYVKINRSFFAPEDGDENAGRTLEAFMSLARRVGCVVVAQCVESEEESLRLLEAGVNLQQGYYYTKEDEDRSNDPARLFFDKVAATHDKYKALKHRQVRGKKELYGDIFRTATAICNKLANLTEDRFEEGCRSLVQGRKGVISLFVVDDRGVQVTRRIHTGKSAGAAGGTGKGADLSAEDYVLYLDMGYDRFVTPPFLSPYTGGRACLVSRPFFSLSGLRYTACMEMSC
- a CDS encoding SLC13 family permease, whose amino-acid sequence is MEPLTDVTAYLWGRLPLILLFVCGYLVYQLMAATRITDGFVAWALRRSRGHPRRVLFYIIAASAVLSSFIPNTITVLTLIPVLKRLDRDFADRGVTGMTTVLMCSAIYGAAIGGMGSPIGSPANAVLFAALDLFQVAGRDQLTFFNWFLWSVPLVAAFVAAAWFVAAGLGLPGAARGVTLDLSGPAGTGADARQRYGARLFWLYMGYFVLEAVARENMAGFAAVSPVVSLGFAALFLWLLFVRRAPDGGGRSGPLLRAGDLLKSVPRRGLVFILVLAALVGVVHWTGLDHRTVALAGSLLKGDMDPRLLFLVTILAVIFLTEVLSNTAVVAAFFTIAFYAAKGHGMDPLPLMIAVGVASTCAFMTPIATTSNALAFGEMKGASLKVMLGLGFVLNVLGALLMTGWLSWVLPRLY